From a single Lolium rigidum isolate FL_2022 chromosome 7, APGP_CSIRO_Lrig_0.1, whole genome shotgun sequence genomic region:
- the LOC124673136 gene encoding uncharacterized protein LOC124673136, which produces MSAEEGEASGSAPPPVLDAAGAMGPEEAAARKRYDALMQVRAKAVKGKGAWYWGHLEPVLVPPPASGAPPKAARLRCGLCAATFSASNPSRTATEHLKRGACPNFAAAQGAPPPPPPPPPPPHHQNQQLQLVTVSSPASSIVPISSIPPSSSSSQRRHSTSGGGGRKRHALAAAYAAVSEAAASHQHHIVVADPTAYSPTPPTPPGMPTPRQVLSGGRGDLGPLAMLEDSVKRLKSPSASPGAMLPRPQAEAALALLADWFLESSGSTSLSAVEHPKLKTFLRQVGLPELPRAELAGARLDARYAQACADAAARFREARFFQLSADGLRDPVITLSVNLPNDTSVFHRAVPMPAPPSASSGYAEELLLDAASSVAASSGDIRHCAGIVADRFGSKTLRDLEAKHHWMVNLPCQVHGLSRLVRDMARDLPVFHNAAAKCAKVAAYFNATPAVRALLHKHQMQEHGHAFLLPVAAPPYNDGEFTAAPFAMLESILTSSRPLQMAVHEESYKVVCIDDPSARDIATMVQNVVFWTEVEASHSLVKMIMDMVKEMEAERPLVGQCLPLWEDLRGKVRGWCRKFSIEEATAMNVLERRFRKNYHPAWSAAFILDPLYLIKDAGRRYLPPFNYLTPEQEKDVDRLITRLVSPDEAHLALMELMKWRSDGLDPLYAQAVQVRQPDPLTGKMKIANKQSSRLVWETCLSEFKSLGKVAVRLIFLHATAKGFKCTPSMTRWLTASGSSSSGIGRAQRLVFIAANSKLERRDFSNDDDKDVELLTEGDDDPMLTENAVVDPSSSV; this is translated from the coding sequence ATGTCGGCCGAGGAGGGCGAGGCGTCCGGatcggcgccgccgccggtgctcgacGCCGCCGGAGCAATGGGCCCCGAGGAGGCCGCCGCCAGGAAGCGCTACGACGCCCTCATGCAGGTCCGTGCCAAGGCCGTCAAGGGCAAGGGCGCCTGGTACTGGGGCCACCTCGAACCCGTCCTCGTCCCGCCGCCCGCCTCCGGCGCGCCCCCCAAGGCCGCCAGGCTCCGCTGCGGCCTCTGCGCCGCCACCTTCTCCGCCTCCAACCCCTCCCGCACCGCCACCGAGCACCTCAAGCGCGGGGCCTGCCCTAATTTCGCCGCCGCCcagggcgcgccgccgccgcctccgcccccgcccccgccaccGCACCATCAGAACCAGCAGCTGCAGCTCGTCACCGTCTCCTCCCCCGCGTCCTCGATCGTCCCCATCTCATCAATccccccgtcctcctcctcctcccagcgcCGCCACTCCaccagcggtggcggcggccggaaacgccacgccctcgccgccgcctacGCCGCCGTTTCCGAGGCCGCGGCATCGCACCAGCACCACATCGTGGTGGCCGACCCCACCGCCTACTCCCCGACGCCACCCACTCCCCCGGGGATGCCCACGCCCAGGCAGGTGCTCTCCGGCGGCAGGGGCGACCTGGGCCCGCTCGCCATGCTGGAGGACAGCGTCAAGCGCCTCAAGTCCCCCTCGGCGTCCCCTGGCGCGATGCTCCCGCGGCCCCAGGCCGAGGCGGCGCTCGCGCTCCTCGCCGACTGGTTCCTCGAGTCCTCCGGCAGCACGTCCCTCTCCGCCGTCGAGCACCCCAAGCTCAAGACCTTCCTGCGCCAGGTCGGCCTCCCGGAGCTACCCCGCGCCGAGCTCGCCGGCGCGCGCCTCGACGCGCGCTACGCGCAGGCCTGCGCCGACGCCGCGGCCCGCTTCCGCGAGGCGCGCTTCTTCCAGCTCTCCGCCGACGGCCTTCGCGACCCCGTGATCACCCTCTCCGTCAACCTCCCCAACGACACCTCCGTCTTCCACCGCGCCGTGCCCATGCCGGcgccgccctccgcctcctccggctacgccgaggagctcctcctcgacgcggcctcctccgtcgccgcctcgtccggcgacATCCGGCATTGCGCCGGCATCGTCGCCGACCGCTTCGGCTCCAAGACGCTGCGGGACCTCGAGGCCAAGCACCACTGGATGGTCAACCTGCCCTGCCAGGTGcacggcctctcccgcctcgtgcGCGACATGGCGCGCGACCTCCCGGTCTTCCACAACGCCGCCGCCAAGTGCGCCAAGGTCGCCGCCTACTTCAACGCCACGCCCGCCGTGCGCGCGCTGCTGCACAAGCACCAGATGCAGGAGCACGGCCACGCATTCCTCCTCCCCGTCGCCGCCCCGCCCTACAACGACGGGGAATTCACCGCCGCACCGTTCGCCATGCTGGAGAGCATCCTCACCTCGTCCCGCCCGCTCCAGATGGCGGTGCACGAGGAGTCCTACAAGGTGGTCTGCATTGACGATCCCTCCGCCAGGGACATCGCCACCATGGTGCAGAACGTGGTGTTCTGGACCGAGGTGGAGGCCTCGCATTCGCTCGTCAAGATGATCATGGACATGGTCAAGGAGATGGAGGCCGAGAGGCCCCTCGTCGGGCAATGCCTGCCGCTCTGGGAGGACCTGCGCGGCAAGGTCAGAGGCTGGTGCCGGAAATTCAGCATCGAGGAGGCCACCGCCATGAATGTGCTCGAGAGGAGGTTCAGGAAGAACTACCACCCGGCGTGGTCGGCCGCATTCATACTGGACCCTCTGTATCTGATCAAGGACGCCGGCAGGAGGTACCTTCCGCCGTTCAACTACTTGACGCCGGAGCAGGAGAAGGACGTCGACAGGCTGATCACGAGACTGGTGTCGCCGGATGAGGCGCACCTCGCTCTCATGGAGCTGATGAAATGGCGGTCGGACGGGCTCGACCCGTTGTACGCGCAGGCGGTGCAGGTCCGGCAGCCTGACCCTCTGACGGGGAAGATGAAGATCGCCAACAAGCAGAGCAGCCGGCTCGTCTGGGAGACGTGCCTCAGCGAGTTCAAGTCGCTCGGCAAAGTGGCCGTGAGGCTCATCTTCCTCCATGCAACCGCAAAGGGGTTCAAATGCACACCGTCGATGACACGGTGGCTCACCGCGTCGGGGAGCTCTTCCAGCGGCATTGGCCGCGCGCAGCGGCTGGTGTTCATCGCGGCCAATTCGAAGCTGGAGAGGAGGGATTTCTCAAACGACGACGACAAGGACGTGGAGCTGCTCACAGAAGGAGATGATGACCCTATGCTAACCGAGAACGCCGTTGTGGATCCCTCCTCTTCAGTGTAG